From the genome of Hydrogenovibrio kuenenii DSM 12350:
GTAAACGGGGTTAAGTTGCAAGGCCGAATCGATTCTTTCGATCAGTTTGTCGTACTGTTGCGCAGCAACGTAACACAAATGGTTTACAAACATGCAATTTCAACTATCGTTCCTGCTCGTGATCCTAAAGCTTACGAATTTGAATCTACAGACTCTTCTGACGCATAATTCCTTGTTGAAACAAAATTTTCCTATCAAGCGTGAGTCTTTCAAGTAACCATGGAGTTATTTGGAAGGCTTGAGCAGCGTGAACTTGAAAAAGCCGTTTTGGTTCATGTTGATTTCTACCAAGAAGCAGACCGTGAGATTCTCGAAGAGTTCTATGAACTTGTTGATTCAGCAGGTGCTGAAATCGCAGAGTTGATCACGACAAAACGTCAATCTCCTGACCCTAAATATTTTGTTGGTAAAGGCAAAGCCGAAGAAATTAAAGATGCCGTTGAGTTGCATGAAGCAGATGTGGTGATTGTTAATCATGCTTTATCGCCTGCTCAAGAACGCAACCTGAGTCAGTATTTGGAATGTCAGGTACTTGATCGTGTGGGGCTGATTCTCGACATCTTTGCGCAGCGTGCGCGTTCACATGAAGGGAAATTGCAGGTTGAATTGGCACAGCTTAAACGCATGGCAACACGTCTTGTAAAAGGATGGTCGCATTTAGATCGTCAGGGTGGTATTGGTGCGAGAGGGCCAGGGGAAACCCAGCTTGAAACGGACAGACGTTTGATTCAAGGTAAAATCAAACAGCTCGAATCCCGTATTGAAAAAGTACGTCATCAACGTCAACTCGGGAGACGTTCGCGCAAAAAATCAGACATGTTAACTGTAACGATTGTTGGTTACACTAACGCTGGGAAATCTACTTTATTTAATCAGATGACGCAGGCTGGTGTTTATGCAGAGGATCGACTCTTTGCAACCTTGGATGCGACGCTTCGTAAGGTTCGTTTGCCTGGCGCTGGTTCGGTTATTTTTGCGGATACAGTAGGATTTATCAGACATATTCCACATGATTTGGTGGCGGCATTTCGTTCAACCTTAGAAGAAACCAGTGAAGCCAATTTGTTGATTCATTTGGTGGATGCGTCTGACCCTCACAGAGAAGAAAAAATTGCTGATGTGCAAGAAGTGATTAAAGAAGTCGGTGCAGAAGAGGTTCCGCAGTTATTGGTATATAACAAGATCGACTTGCTTGATCCACCTGTACAGCCTCACGTTGATTTGAATGATCAGCAACTGCCAGAGCGAGTATGGGTTTCTGCAAAAGACCAGCAAGGCATAGAATTGATGTTAGACTCTGTTGCTAGCTATTTTAGAGGTAAGTTTATAACGGTGAAACTGACGCTAGATGTTTCTGCCGGAAAGCAACGTGCCGAACTTTATACGCTAGGAACGATTTTAAATGAAGGGTTTGATGAGCAAGGTAATAGTGAATTTACCATGTGTTTGACTGAGCAGGAATGGGCAAGCATTCAAAACTGGCCGGAAATAATCCAAACTGAGTTGCAAGCTTGATAAGCAGGATAGCTTGCTAATAAGAATAATTGATGACTTTTGTGGTCATTAAAACTAAAATATCGAATCTATTTCAATTTCTGGAGAAAAGAATGGCGTGGAACGAGCCGGGTAAACCAGGACAAGATCCATGGGGCAATAACTCTAACGGTCCTAATAAACCAAAGGGTCAGAAACCTGATCCTGATTTGGATGAACTGTTAAAAAAATTGCAGAGCTTTTTAGGTGGCGGCGGCAGTAGCGGTGGCTTTAGTGCTAAAGGTGCTGGTGTTGCGGTGATTGTTGCAATTATCGTATGGCTATTAAGCGGTATTTATACCGTTGATTCTCCAGAAAGAGGAGTTGTGAAACGCTTTGGTGCTTATGCTGAACAGACAACAGCTGGTTTGCATTGGCATTTGCCTTGGCCGATTGAATCAGTCACGTTGGTGAATGTTGATCGTATCCGTACAGCAGAAATTGGTTATCGTTCAGACTCGCGTAATAAGGGCAGTAATGTTCCTTCTGAGTCATTGATGCTGTCTAAGGACGAAAACATCGTTGATATTAAAATCGCGGTACAGTACAAAGTTAGCGATGCTAAGAAATATCTTTATGATGTCTCCGATCCTGATATGACACTTCGTGCTTTAACTGAAAGCGCGCTACGTGAAGTTGTTGGACAAAATACAATGGATTTCGTTTTGACAGAAGGTCGTGACGAAGTTGTTAACAAAGTTAAAATCATTACACAAAAGAACTTGGATAAGTATGAAACAGGCTTGTTCATTACTTCTCTAAACTTGCAAGATGCTCAGCCACCTGAGCAGGTGCAGGATGCTTTTGCTGATGTGGTAAAAGCCCGTGAAGATAGAGAACGTTTAATTAACGAAGCGGAAGCTTATTCAAACGATATTTTGCCGAAAGCAAGAGGTAATGCGGCAAGACAAATTGAAGATGCGCGAGCTTACCATGACTCAGTTATTGCAAGAGCAACAGGTCAAGCGAGTCGATTTGACAGTATTGTAGCTGAGTATAAAAAAGCACCTAAAGTTACGCGTGAGCGTTTGTATATTGATGCGATTACTAATGTATTGGAATCTACGTCTAAGATTTTCGTAGGGTCTAGCAGCAGTAATAATCTGTTGTATTTGCCTTTAGATAAAATGATTGGTAATAATGCGCCAAAAGTTCCTTTCAAGTCAGCAGATAAGCAAGGGGGGGGCTTGAATACAAATACATCTTCTCAACCAGTGAAAAGCTCGAATCCACGGAGCAATATTCGCGAACTGTTAAGAACTAGGGAGCTGCGTTAAGATGAGAGCAATTTTATTAGTTATCGCTGCTGCGGCAGTTCTGCTGGGTGTTAGTTCTGTGTATACCGTACAACAAGGACAAACAGGCCTTTTATTCCGCTTTGGTGAGATTGTTAGTAGTAATATCAAGCCCGGGCTGCATTTTAAAATGCCATTCGTGAACAATGTGCGTACTTTTGATGCGCGTTTACAAACATTGGACGCTGCACCTGAACGTTATTTAACCAGTGAAAAGAAAAACCTGATTGTGGATTCTTTTGTTAAATGGCGTATTGCTGATGCGAAGCGCTTTTATACCACGATGAATGGTGATATTCGTTTGGCGAATATGCGCCTTGCTCAGATTATCAAAGACGGCTTAAGAGCTGAATTTGGTAGCCGTACTGTTCAAGAAGTTATTTCACAAGATAGAAAACTGATTGTAAGTGATATTCGTAAGAAGACAGCGCAGGCTGTAACTTCTTTCGGTATTGACTTAGTTGATGTTCAAATCAAGCGCGTTGATCTACCACAGAATGTCAGTGAATCGGTTTACAGAAGAATGGAAGCTGAGCGAAATCGTGTGGCTAAAGACTTACGTTCTCAAGGTGCTGAAGCGGCAGAGAAAATTCGTGCTGATGCAGACAGACAACGTACGATTATTTCAGCAGATGCCTACCGTGATGCTGAGAGCATCCGCGGGGAAGGGGACGCTAAGGCAGCAGGCATTTATGCTAAGGCATACAACAAAGATGATGAGTTTTATGCTTTTTATCAAAGCTTAAATGCTTACCAGCAAGCGTTTAAAGACAAGTCTGATGTGATGGTTGTTGATCCTAAGTCGGAATTCTTTAAATACTTTAATCAACAGAAAAAATAAACCCTTAGGTTTTAAAATGAAGAAGGTGGCATTGACCACCTTTTTTATGGAAATAAA
Proteins encoded in this window:
- the hfq gene encoding RNA chaperone Hfq, coding for MENKKVTKALPIQDPYLNALRKEKISVAIYLVNGVKLQGRIDSFDQFVVLLRSNVTQMVYKHAISTIVPARDPKAYEFESTDSSDA
- the hflX gene encoding ribosome rescue GTPase HflX; amino-acid sequence: MELFGRLEQRELEKAVLVHVDFYQEADREILEEFYELVDSAGAEIAELITTKRQSPDPKYFVGKGKAEEIKDAVELHEADVVIVNHALSPAQERNLSQYLECQVLDRVGLILDIFAQRARSHEGKLQVELAQLKRMATRLVKGWSHLDRQGGIGARGPGETQLETDRRLIQGKIKQLESRIEKVRHQRQLGRRSRKKSDMLTVTIVGYTNAGKSTLFNQMTQAGVYAEDRLFATLDATLRKVRLPGAGSVIFADTVGFIRHIPHDLVAAFRSTLEETSEANLLIHLVDASDPHREEKIADVQEVIKEVGAEEVPQLLVYNKIDLLDPPVQPHVDLNDQQLPERVWVSAKDQQGIELMLDSVASYFRGKFITVKLTLDVSAGKQRAELYTLGTILNEGFDEQGNSEFTMCLTEQEWASIQNWPEIIQTELQA
- the hflK gene encoding FtsH protease activity modulator HflK; its protein translation is MAWNEPGKPGQDPWGNNSNGPNKPKGQKPDPDLDELLKKLQSFLGGGGSSGGFSAKGAGVAVIVAIIVWLLSGIYTVDSPERGVVKRFGAYAEQTTAGLHWHLPWPIESVTLVNVDRIRTAEIGYRSDSRNKGSNVPSESLMLSKDENIVDIKIAVQYKVSDAKKYLYDVSDPDMTLRALTESALREVVGQNTMDFVLTEGRDEVVNKVKIITQKNLDKYETGLFITSLNLQDAQPPEQVQDAFADVVKAREDRERLINEAEAYSNDILPKARGNAARQIEDARAYHDSVIARATGQASRFDSIVAEYKKAPKVTRERLYIDAITNVLESTSKIFVGSSSSNNLLYLPLDKMIGNNAPKVPFKSADKQGGGLNTNTSSQPVKSSNPRSNIRELLRTRELR
- the hflC gene encoding protease modulator HflC — protein: MRAILLVIAAAAVLLGVSSVYTVQQGQTGLLFRFGEIVSSNIKPGLHFKMPFVNNVRTFDARLQTLDAAPERYLTSEKKNLIVDSFVKWRIADAKRFYTTMNGDIRLANMRLAQIIKDGLRAEFGSRTVQEVISQDRKLIVSDIRKKTAQAVTSFGIDLVDVQIKRVDLPQNVSESVYRRMEAERNRVAKDLRSQGAEAAEKIRADADRQRTIISADAYRDAESIRGEGDAKAAGIYAKAYNKDDEFYAFYQSLNAYQQAFKDKSDVMVVDPKSEFFKYFNQQKK